The following coding sequences are from one Musa acuminata AAA Group cultivar baxijiao chromosome BXJ1-6, Cavendish_Baxijiao_AAA, whole genome shotgun sequence window:
- the LOC135677217 gene encoding probable sugar phosphate/phosphate translocator At3g11320 — MSAKAALSPALATGRFFTVGLVTAWYSSNIGVLLLNKYLLSNYGFKYPIFLTMCHMTACSLLSYVAIAWLKVVPMQAIRSRVQLFKIATLSLVFCGSVVSGNISLRYLPVSFNQAIGATTPFFTAVFAYLMTLRRESWLTYITLVPVVTGVIIASGGEPSFHLFGFLMCIGATAARALKTVLQGILMSSEGEKLNSMNLLLYMAPIAVIFLLPATIIMEENVIGITLTLAREDFKIIWYLLFNSSLAYFVNLTNFLVTKHTSALTLQVLGNAKGAVAVVISILIFRNPVSVTGMAGYTLTVIGVILYSESKKRNK; from the exons ATGAGCGCGAAGGCCGCCCTGTCGCCGGCGCTGGCGACCGGACGGTTCTTCACCGTCGGGCTTGTCACCGCGTGGTACTCCTCCAACATCGGGGTGCTCCTCCTCAACAAGTACCTCCTGAGCAACTACGGGTTCAAGTACCCCATCTTCCTCACCATGTGCCACATGACGGCCTGCTCCCTTCTCAGCTACGTCGCCATCGCCTGGCTTAAGGTTGTGCCGATGCAGGCCATCCGGTCCCGCGTACAGCTGTTCAAGATCGCCACCCTCAGCCTCGTGTTCTGCGGGTCGGTGGTCAGCGGGAACATCTCGCTCCGCTACCTCCCCGTCTCGTTCAACCAGGCGATCGGGGCAACCACCCCCTTCTTCACCGCGGTGTTTGCTTATCTCATGACTCTCCGGCGGGAGTCGTGGCTCACGTACATTACCCTCGTGCCTGTCGTCACGGGTGTTATTATTGCCAGTGGG GGGGAGCCAAGTTTTCATTTGTTTGGTTTTCTTATGTGCATTGGTGCTACTGCTGCCAGGGCACTTAAGACGGTGTTGCAAGGAATTTTGATGTCATCTGAGGG GGAAAAGCTGAACTCTATGAATCTCCTCCTATATATGGCTCCAATAGCAGTAATTTTTCTGCTTCCTGCAACAATTATAATGGAGGAGAATGTCATTGGTATCACACTGACACTTgctagagaagacttcaaaattaTTTGGTACCTCCTGTTCAATTCTTCTTTGGCATATTTCGTGAACTTGACCAATTTTCTGGTCACAAAACATACAAGTGCTTTGACCCTACAG GTTCTTGGAAATGCAAAAGGCGCGGTGGCTGTTGTCATCTCAATCCTGATATTTAGGAACCCAGTATCTGTAACAGGAATGGCTGGTTACACACTTACAGTCATTGGTGTCATTCTTTACAGCGAATCTAAGAAGCGCAACAAATAA